In Trichlorobacter lovleyi, the DNA window ACCCGCAGCAGATCTTCTCACTTTTGCCGCTCTTTGAGTCTGCCAAGGTGGATTTTCTGGTCCTGCATCCCCGCACGGTGCTGCAGGAGTATGCAGGATTGGCCGACCACGGCATCACGGCCCGGGTGGTGCAGGAGACCGGCCTGCCGGTGATTGCCAATGGTGATGTGCGCACGGTGGAGGACGGACTGCGGGTACTGGGGCAGACCAGAGCGGCCGGTCTGATGCTGGGCAGGGGTGCCATTGCCGACCCGCTGTTGTTCCAGCGGCTACGGGCAGGCAGGCCTGATCAGCCGGAGCGGGCTGCACGGGCTGCCATGCTGCGCCACTACCTGGCCGGACTGTTGGAACGCTATCAGGGACTGTTTTGCGGCGAACAGCAGATCCTGGGCAAGGTCAAGAGCGTGTTTGCCACCATGGATGACCCTGATTTTGCCAAACAGCTCAAGTCACTTAAAAAGGCCCGCACGATCCGGCAGTTTTCAGACCTAGTAACCCAGTTGACCTGATGCCGTCTCCGTAATCGGCGCCCGGTTCCTGACGGCATGCACCTTGATGCCGGCCCGGGTCTCCACCGGGCAGACGTTTTCGCAGATGCCGCAGCCGTTGCAGATCTCTTCGACAACATACGGTTCCTTGACCGTCTTCATCACCCCATCCAGCCCCATTACCCGCACCTCGCGGGAACGGATCGCCTTGTCCGGTATCGGGCAGTGCTCCTCACAGACGATGCAGTCGATCCTGCGGGCAAAGGGCAGGCAGTGATTCTTGTCGAAGACCGCCTTGCCGATCACCTGCCGCTTCTTCTCCTCAACAGCCAGGTTGGGAATGGCGCCGGTGGGGCAGACCTGACCGCAGAGGGTGCAGTGGTACTCACAGTAGCCAAGCCGGGGGATCACCAGCGGGGTATAGATCCCATCCAGCCCGGCCTGCCAGGCAGCGGGATAGAGGGCATTCTTGAGGCAGACCTTCATACACTCGCCGCAGCGGACACATTTCTTCAGAAAATCGTCTTCATCCCGTACGCCGGGCGGACGCAAAAGAGCGGCCTCCTTTTCTGGCGAGCGGA includes these proteins:
- a CDS encoding tRNA-dihydrouridine synthase family protein yields the protein MTDLPSHHTLPWPPDTRPLMLAPMQGLTNRGLRHLFAQWVRPDTLFTEFMRVAPGETNRRLSSSDLQEIAAAEQGIPLVVQLIGHGTAALVAAARAAQTAGAAHINLNLGCPFGRMTTGLTGGGMLQQPQLLQELIPALRAEIQGSFSVKLRAGYSDPQQIFSLLPLFESAKVDFLVLHPRTVLQEYAGLADHGITARVVQETGLPVIANGDVRTVEDGLRVLGQTRAAGLMLGRGAIADPLLFQRLRAGRPDQPERAARAAMLRHYLAGLLERYQGLFCGEQQILGKVKSVFATMDDPDFAKQLKSLKKARTIRQFSDLVTQLT